A window of Pyrobaculum aerophilum str. IM2 contains these coding sequences:
- a CDS encoding nicotinamide-nucleotide adenylyltransferase, whose protein sequence is MKRALFPGRFQPPHWGHVYAVREILKEVDEVIITVGSAQFNYILKDPFTAGERIWMLREALREGGIDLSRVVIIPVPNVENNLEWLGRVKSLAPPFQIVYTGNPFVALLFKEAGYEVRQQPMFRREQLSSTRVRELILKGDPQWEELVPKSVAAIIKAIGGAERLRIAALGEAEPHKW, encoded by the coding sequence ATGAAACGGGCCCTCTTCCCCGGGAGGTTTCAGCCCCCACATTGGGGCCATGTATATGCAGTAAGGGAAATCCTTAAGGAGGTAGACGAGGTAATTATAACGGTCGGCTCGGCGCAGTTCAACTACATTTTAAAAGACCCCTTTACTGCCGGCGAGCGGATTTGGATGTTGAGAGAGGCGCTCCGCGAGGGGGGAATTGACCTCTCTCGCGTCGTCATAATACCAGTGCCGAATGTGGAAAACAACTTGGAGTGGCTAGGCAGAGTTAAGTCGCTGGCGCCCCCCTTCCAAATCGTGTACACGGGCAATCCCTTTGTCGCTCTGTTATTTAAAGAGGCGGGCTACGAAGTACGGCAACAGCCCATGTTCCGGAGAGAACAGCTCAGCTCCACGAGGGTGAGAGAGCTCATTTTAAAGGGCGATCCCCAGTGGGAAGAGCTAGTGCCCAAGTCAGTGGCCGCAATAATAAAGGCAATTGGGGGCGCGGAAAGGCTGAGAATAGCCGCGTTGGGAGAAGCAGAGCCCCACAAGTGGTAA